CAGGCGCTGCAGGAAGCGGATTTGATCGTGGCGGTGGGGTGTCACTTTTCGTCATGGCTCGGCCTGGGCAAGCCACCCGTGATGTCGGCCCAATCCAAGCAGAAGATAGTCCAGATCGACATAGACCCGACTCAGTTGGGGAAAAAGGTGCCTATAGACATCGGCATTGCAGGGGATGCGAAGACTATCCTGGCTGACTTGCTTCTGGCCATAAAGGAATATGGCGGGAAAGGGAAGGCAAGTGAAAAATGGGTGAAAGGGCTTGTCGAGACTTACCGGCAATACATGATGAGTCTCGAACCCCTGCTCGGAGGAGAAAGCGGCCCGATCAGCATGGGCAGGCTCGCCAAGGATGTGGGGGAATACCTGGCGGATAAAGACGCCCTGGTGACCATTGATGGAGGCATGGTTTTCCACTGGGGATTCACCTACCTCAACGCCCTTCGGCCGCGTCAAAGATTCTTCTTTGCGGGGGGAGGCCACCTGGGTTGCGGCCAGCCCTTTTCCAATGCATTCAAGCTGGCTTTTCCCGGGCGTCCTGTCGTGAATTTCTGCGGAGACGGGGCTTTTGGGCTTACTCTGCAGGAACTGGATACGGCCGCACGACACAACCTGGCGGTGGTTCATGTGATCAACAATGACGGCGGTTGGGGAATGTGCAAGGCGGGCCAACTGGCTCTGTACGGGAACAAGGCTCTTGAGGGAATCGATCAGGACTTCTCTTCAGCAGACTATGCGAAGATCGCGATGGGTTTTGGTTGCTATGGAGAGCGGGTGGAAAACGCAAGTGACCTAAAGCCGGCGCTGAAAAGGGCCTTTGAATGCGGGAAGCCCGCAGTCCTGGATGTGAAAACCCAACTGGGTCCCCATCCGATGTTTGGTGTCATGGCCGCGGTGGTCTTTCAAGGGGTTCCCCTTTCCATGCCTGGACCCCCGCCTGGGCAATAGATGACACAGGAACTCTTACCCGATCCGGGATATGGGAGGTCATGGCCGTTCACCCTGTTAAATGGGATAAGCCTGGTTTGGGGTGACTGCGATACCAGAAAAAAGTAAGAATCGGAAGAAGAAAATAGACGGCCCCTATTAAACAGGGCAAGGATAGTCTAAGGCGTCAAAAGCTTTTTCTCGTCGGTTGTCTTTAGATCGGTAGATAATTCGGAATGTTTCCGGGATTTCATTAGATTAATATGACCAGGAGTGCCGCCCCGCTCGCCGGACGGCACTCTATTCGTTACTGAAATTCTCGTCTATTTTGTCTGTTCCAGGAAATCCACCGCCAGATTCGCCATAGCCCGAACGCCGACAATTAATGCTGCCTCATCCATGGTGTAGTAGGGGGAATGATTGAAATAGGGCTTGGCACCCTTTGTCAGACTGCCAAGAAAGAAAAACAGTCCGGGTACCTTTGTCTGATACCAGGCAAAATCCTCGCCAGAGGTTGTCTTCACGGCTTCCATATAGAAATTCTTGGAAACACGCTTTAGGGTCGGCTCCATTTTAGCGAAGAGCTTTGGATCATTAAAAGTAACCGGGAGGCCGTAGTCCGGGATTGACACTTCAGCGGTAGCAC
The DNA window shown above is from Deltaproteobacteria bacterium and carries:
- a CDS encoding thiamine pyrophosphate-binding protein → MAEFTGAEVLVKALRKEGIQHVFGISGHGLVAFMEALRREDGIDFFSTRHEENAAHMADGWARATGRIGVCCSTVGSGAANLAGGLYEAYADSSPVLAITANVQTFLSYPFVGALEDMDSLSLYKPITKWNAAVHQWSRIPELVQRAFREALTGRPGPVHLDIPLDIMLQKGEIGNLPVPENYRPIGRCRGDWKMIERAARLLLEAERPLLVAGGGVIASEACEEFQALADLLGAAATSTPMGSGAISARHPIFFGDGGWLGGNAVMQALQEADLIVAVGCHFSSWLGLGKPPVMSAQSKQKIVQIDIDPTQLGKKVPIDIGIAGDAKTILADLLLAIKEYGGKGKASEKWVKGLVETYRQYMMSLEPLLGGESGPISMGRLAKDVGEYLADKDALVTIDGGMVFHWGFTYLNALRPRQRFFFAGGGHLGCGQPFSNAFKLAFPGRPVVNFCGDGAFGLTLQELDTAARHNLAVVHVINNDGGWGMCKAGQLALYGNKALEGIDQDFSSADYAKIAMGFGCYGERVENASDLKPALKRAFECGKPAVLDVKTQLGPHPMFGVMAAVVFQGVPLSMPGPPPGQ